In the genome of Hydra vulgaris chromosome 06, alternate assembly HydraT2T_AEP, the window aaataaacaaatttcaaatattttttatgttttcatttacTTGCCAATGATAATAAATCGCCTTGAATTGTAGAGATGGTTTTTACAAAGCACGTGCTTTGctgttttttatttcgttttccTTTCTAATCGATTTAGTACACCGTATCTAGAATGTTTAAGCAATACATCGACAGACTTACCTCGATTACTTATAAATAACTTGTAATTGGTCCTCGATaactaaataaatgaatataatatatatatatatatatatatatatatatatatatatatatatatatatatatatatatatatatatatatatatatatatatatatatatatatatatatataaaacaataacgattcagaaaaaattaggctacaaaaaacttaattttaaacaagaagttttttattcatcattTAGATTCTCATCACATCAACACTGATTGATTTCCATTGCAACAACGCTACCTGtttgaataagaaaatcaattattaaattaacgaaattaaacagcaaaaaattagcaatattaaaataaaataattcgcAATATacctattatatataataaaacaagcCAAACCTACTAAAGATCAATCATGTCACTGCGtttcttgttaaattttaatttgctattctgctattttcaataaatattattaaattataactaaataaataaataatattttgattaattataataattatatttaatgtaataataataataattatttgaaatcattacttttaaaactttttaaaattaaatttatatgtaaacgAAAATTACTAAGGTATAGATTAACCAATGCTTCATTGAAATGcataaacagataaaaaaaaacatcatccactttatttataaaaaaatcatttactttatGCACAGAAAAACTCAATACCATAacgtataataaataaaaactgctttagtattatatttaaattttaaaagtaaactttaatatttgaCACACATAAcataaagacaaataaaaagtatgttactaaattttaacaTCAAGAGTATATTACAATGCCTTAAaattcttttgtctttctgttCTCATCTTTACAATCAACGATTGAACCCCAAACTGATTTACAATATTAACTAACTCTGGTTGACTTTTTAAAGTTGACATAAACTTACTTTTAACAATAGGCTCATTTGAAAATATAACTGATGATAGACACTTGTATATAAGTCGATTATCATCTTCTGTAAATTCTTTTCTTATTCTTTTAAATGAGACTTCTGGAGATGGTGCAACATAATCAAGATCAGAAAAATCGACAGTTTCGACATGCTCTGCACTTTCCAATAACTCATCATttatatgtctttttttttcttttctatctCTAAaactatacaattttttaaaaggttcaggtttttctttcttatttttttcttcaacaatttCATCATCTTTTTCAACTCTTTCAATTGTAGGCTCAATTGAGAAATGAACTTTTTCAACAGTTGGTATGGATCCTGCAGTTATATTTCTTTTACGGATTGTATGCCTTACTTTATCTAATACTTTCTTCAAATCACAATCTGCACCTGTAATCTTTTTTCGAACATCTGCTATTGTAATCAAGCCTTTGGTTATCTCATCATTAAACAAATCCATAGTAGTGTCTATTTTATCTGTGGTGCCTTTTAAAACTCCATTAGTTGATCTTTGTACAGAAGTTAACGCAGTACATGTGCTTGATGCAGAATTTTGTGTGTCATACAATGCATAATTTGTTTCAGCAACTTTCAAGCTGTGACACAAGTGTTGTGCTGTTTTTTCCTTTAAATGAGGAAATTGACTATGTACTTTAGTTGTAGTGTATTTCCTCACCAGGGTTGGATTCATTGCAGAAGAATCTGAATTTGTTTTGCCCAAAGCACGGTTCCAAAATAGAGTAAATTGAGAGGATATCATTGATGAATCCATAGCTACACCACTGAAACTTAGGAAAACAGGTTCTGCATCAGTTGGCTGAGATATGCCTACAAGCTTATTCCTGAGAAACTCTATGTAAACAGCAACTTCATTGTACAGTTCTACAGTCATTGCTATGTTGGCAGGTCCTTTGTAgcttgttttgtgttttttaacaCTGACTGTATAGCCGCTAGCATTATAAAGAGCTCTTCTAAATTCACCAATAGTCATATTAGCAGTTGCACCAGGTCTTGATGCattattaaatagtatataGGTCAATAAATATGATCTGGCTAAGCAATAATTagacttatttaaaacaaagttactGTTATTGcagctttttaaaagttttttcgcACTTTTTACATAATCTGAAGCATcaaatttaatgatttcatCTTCAGATGGAAAGCTGTGAAAGTCTTCCAAATCTTTCTCAAACTGCCTCTCTTGGATGCCCTTCCATAAGGTACGAGTccattttttaatcaaaactttTAGCTTCACATACTCATCATTAGTAATGATATCATTTCTTTCtctcaaaatacaaaaatctaaaaatacttGTATTGAAcctaaataagttttaattgttCCAGGTTGTTTCTGGTCGTGTTGCATTTTCAACATCCAggagtttaaaaaagaagtgCAAGCaagatgcttataattaatgTCATCCTCTGCAGCATGTCGCACAACACCCATAACtacatttttatgctttttagcTGTACGCTCAGGTTTGATCCCACCATCTGGACTCTGCAGCCAAATTACAAAACTATCTAAAAGTTGTTCTTCTTCAGATGAAGCCATGTAAAAAATCTGCTCACCATCATCAAAGTCAACAGATGAATCTTCAGAATCTTCTTCAGCAGCTGACTGAGTATCTCTTTTACTTCTAAGATCATGTTCAacacttaaattatttttagaattattttctaatcttttttgaagatattttacACCAAGCCAATCATCTTCCTCGCTGTCTGAAGCCAAAAAATTGCTTTCACTATGAATAGCTTTAgtgaaattattttctaatagcTCTTCATCCTCTGTAGATGAAGAATCAGAACTTGAATCATTGTTTGACTCTTTATCACTAGTTTCAAGAACAGGTCTTGCAAGCATAGTTGCTCTTTGAATTtcctcttttgtttttaaaccatGAAATTGTCTTAGATGGTTATTCAatcttttaacttcttttagGCAGTGAGAAAAAccacatatttgttttttgtagtgACGGATCTTTGATCGTCTTTTAGAAGGTGAGAGCACCTTTCTCGGAAGGTTAAGATCAAAATCTACTCTAGCGTTTTTTGCTTTTAGCGTATCCCAGACATGTTTTTTAGACATTAAATGTCTGTCTAGATGTGCTACTCTcctaacaataaaaaatactttaaagctGATGAAAGTAGATGTAATATGAAAGtagaaactaaaaaacaatttttagtttatgtcttattataaatacttaataCTTAGACAAAACTTATATACTTATtactatattaaattattaaactttcttaaaatttaaataaaagtattgaaaaacaCTTTCATAACTTTGTTAAGAACCTAAATAAGCTATAAATTCATACAATTTAATAGGTGgagatataaattattaaaataatttttgatattatcttagttataataaaaaattatttattaagataCTCACTCATTACATTTAGGACATTTAACTTTTCGACGAGTTTTAACCTCTTTTGAACCGGAATTTTTTGAAGCAGAAGCTTTGAGTTTTGAAATGaccttttcaaaaaacaacaagaaaaatagttaaaactttttctgtgattttccatggcagaaaatttaaaagtagtctaatataattgtctttttatcaacttttagcaaattgttattgatgtaaatatatgaaaattgatataaaaatgataaaaaaagataataaaaaaagtgtcaCTGTAAAATGATATTTATACAATGAATTTATCTGCATAatccaaattatttttgtgtgaAAGTGTAGCTGACATGTTCAATTTGTTGTTGGttagtttttatcatttaaagaatataaattatttaagaaattaacgaatgaacttttgcaattttcatgtaaagtaagttaacaaaaacatgataaaaaaatgtatatcaaattatataactatatattagataataatacatatatcaaaataaaaaataccgtTGATGCAGCATGGAAATCATCATTTTCAAGAGCTCtcattatttcaattttcatgcttaattaaataaagtttataaaataaataatttttaagttgataGGATTggttagaaaaataaaagttatatacagGATATCTACCTTTCATTTGACACGTGTGAAGCTGCTTTCTTTTCCAAAGGTTTATTCctttatatcaatataataaaaatacaacttatatatttaaattattaagtaaataaaattattctacattttttgtaactaaattgtaaaataaataaataaattattctgaTCTAACTTTGCAGAAAAAAACTTCTCCAAAAAAACTTCagcctaaaaaataatttttttaacataaataccaaaaataaaaacaaaaaatttatgaacaaacaatttttcaaaatattataaaatgagaattttaaaataaaataaaaaatattaaaaaaaaaataaaaaaaatttgttacttgttaaaatttttaaaaaatgattttcttacCTGAATTCTGGACCAAtgcataaattttgaaaaaagactaACAAAGCATTCTGGAATAATAACTTTGTAGATGTAATCGTtgtactgaaaaaaaataatgagaaAAATTACACAACTATTGAAACATATTGGTAACTTAATTGTGTATTTAATTATACCTTAGTTTCACGAAAATTTGAGCCTAATgccatatataaaaaactggATTGATCCTTAGACAGGAGATCAACAAAATTTGatctattttcaaaattgatcatattttctaaaaaaatttaaatacatactaaaataaaataattaatatttaatgaccaacttaaatttattctgataatttaattttttatgcagtattattttatattaaaataatctttacttTTTCGTGAACCTCCttctttatatatgttatgccTATAACTATgcaactataaaataaaaaagacaattaagTGCACAAGCATACTTGtaaattgtttcattaaaagTGGCAACCAATCACAAATTTATTAACTGTTGCTATTATATCCAAACTTCGATAAcgtagtaaaattaatttagcaaaaaattcaaactttttatttaaataccatGTAGTAATAGGTGGGCCCTGCGAATctgtattttttgtttcaaatctCCAAAAAGCAGGTCTTGATTCAAGAAATGAATGAGCAATTAAAGGAAATCTgagtttaaacctttttatttttaaatatatttttcataaaataaatatttcaaaaataaatttttataaattattatttggtgCTTTTGCCCTAGTTAACCCATTTATTGATTGAATAATAATGTATTTGAAGATAAATAACACTATTTCAATAGTGCCAAAGCGCTGAATATCTTGAAGAaccacaacaaaaacaaaataaataaggattcaaaaaactcaaatcatttttgatttttaaattgaatcTCAAATCACTTACgattaaagactttaaaattgAATCCTAAATCCTTTTAcgaaaaaacaatttgattcaaaatttcgAAGATTCGCAGGGCCATAAGTGATAGTACatcataaaacttatatatatacctaaCAATTCGAACAgtatttaaataacttgttaTCTGTTTTAACAAACTAAgatgaaaaactataaaattatacttttccagaaaaaatcatttttaatgttgaaGATGCAGCAATTTCATCAAACtccttttttgtaaatttttccacaacttaaaaaaaatatatatacatatatatatatatatatatatatatatatatatatatatatatatatatatatatatatatatatatatatatatatatatatatatatatatatatatatatatatatatatatatatatatatatatatatatatatatatataaatcaaaatcatTGGAAACTCACCTTCAGAAACAACTTTTTCTGAATTTGCCATAACCTCAATGCTATCTACATAAAATAAGAGAAATACagacacaaataaaataaataaagtgtaaaaaaCTTGCAGCACTTATTTCACGTTGATCTGTTTGAacctatattattttaaacttaaacatatAGAACTATATTTGTTTCAGTAAGActgaaacaataaaataatcattaaagcATAACACAATAGAAACTTTTTTGAacataaatggaaaaaaaaaattttaaatatatgtctgtacaattttatttctaaattatgaaaaagtttattataaaaaaaataataaaaagttaccaTAACAagttttacaaacaaaatttcCTTCACCAACAGTACCACCTTGAAATTCGGTGTTCACAACACATGTGCATAATACACAAGGTGAAATTGAAACAGATTCTTGATTCATTTCTAATTTTCTTAAGCTATATAGTATAAAGTATAAGAAAATTAGACATCTTCCATATAAGAACAcatacacagatatatatatatatatatatatatatatatatatatatatatatatatatatatatatatatatatatatatatatatatatatatatatatatatatatatatatatatatatatatatatatatatatatacattttaaaagattcGTTATTTACTCTAAATTTTAGAGAATAGTATTggtattaattatttaatgtaacTCATGTAGGAGTAACTTATAATTTCCACAGGTTCAAATTATACGCTTCGCGCTCTAAaggtaattgttttaaaactcattttaaacttgtttactTTCATTATCAAAACGCGTAACTTAAGGGCTCAAGAGCCCTCATGTTACTCTAAAACGTAACATGAGGGCTCAAATAGTAACGCTAGGGCTCATATTGTAACATAAGGGACCTTTACGTAACATCAGGGCTCGTAAAACGTAACTTGAAGGCTCACAcaaactactactactactactgttaccactactactactactactactactactactactactactactactactactactactactactactactactactactattactactactattactattactactactactactacttctactattactactactattactattactactactacgaCTACTATTACTAATTcaactacaactactactactactactactactactactactactactactactactactaataccactactacaactactactactactactactactgctattACTTATACTATTAcaattactactactactactactactattactaatTCCAATCCTaatactattactactactactactactactacttctaatAGAGTATTACTACTACAACTATTAtatctactactactactactactactactactactactactacttctaatAGAGTATTACTACTACAACTATTAtatctactactactactactactactaccactactactactactactactacgaattctactactactaccactactgataccactactactactacttcaactactactattactactactactcttactactactactaatactaatactactactactactattataaccactactactactactactactactact includes:
- the LOC136081917 gene encoding uncharacterized protein LOC136081917 isoform X1, with amino-acid sequence MSKKHVWDTLKAKNARVDFDLNLPRKVLSPSKRRSKIRHYKKQICGFSHCLKEVKRLNNHLRQFHGLKTKEEIQRATMLARPVLETSDKESNNDSSSDSSSTEDEELLENNFTKAIHSESNFLASDSEEDDWLGVKYLQKRLENNSKNNLSVEHDLRSKRDTQSAAEEDSEDSSVDFDDGEQIFYMASSEEEQLLDSFVIWLQSPDGGIKPERTAKKHKNVVMGVVRHAAEDDINYKHLACTSFLNSWMLKMQHDQKQPGTIKTYLGSIQVFLDFCILRERNDIITNDEYVKLKVLIKKWTRTLWKGIQERQFEKDLEDFHSFPSEDEIIKFDASDYVKSAKKLLKSCNNSNFVLNKSNYCLARSYLLTYILFNNASRPGATANMTIGEFRRALYNASGYTVSVKKHKTSYKGPANIAMTVELYNEVAVYIEFLRNKLVGISQPTDAEPVFLSFSGVAMDSSMISSQFTLFWNRALGKTNSDSSAMNPTLVRKYTTTKVHSQFPHLKEKTAQHLCHSLKVAETNYALYDTQNSASSTCTALTSVQRSTNGVLKGTTDKIDTTMDLFNDEITKGLITIADVRKKITGADCDLKKVLDKVRHTIRKRNITAGSIPTVEKVHFSIEPTIERVEKDDEIVEEKNKKEKPEPFKKLYSFRDRKEKKRHINDELLESAEHVETVDFSDLDYVAPSPEVSFKRIRKEFTEDDNRLIYKCLSSVIFSNEPIVKSKFMSTLKSQPELVNIVNQFGVQSLIVKMRTERQKNFKAL
- the LOC136081917 gene encoding uncharacterized protein LOC136081917 isoform X2; the protein is MNQESVSISPCVLCTCVVNTEFQGGTVGEGNFVCKTCYDSIEVMANSEKVVSEVVEKFTKKEFDEIAASSTLKMIFSGKLHSYRHNIYKEGGSRKKNMINFENRSNFVDLLSKDQSSFLYMALGSNFRETKYNDYIYKVIIPECFVSLFSKFMHWSRIQAEVFLEKFFSAKNKPLEKKAASHVSNESMKIEIMRALENDDFHAASTVISKLKASASKNSGSKEVKTRRKVKCPKCNE